A genomic stretch from Strongyloides ratti genome assembly S_ratti_ED321, chromosome : 1 includes:
- a CDS encoding Methyltransferase-like protein 13, with translation MDILPDQFKDFATKSYWEKFFKRKQAPFEWYGDYEIISNILDHYLKPSDKILQVGCGSSIIAENLYDNGYRNIENIDTDGGVITTQARRNVLTRPELIFREESATNIKKEDEYYNIVFDKGTLDAMYPPEYDDSHTKDVEDMFNEITRVLVPTGKYIIVSLLQDHILKKIVEFFKRVNQYSIRFHCADGGEVSDFPLPVFVVVITKFKMPMPIEIPMEYMQNSTMKAVKRMSNMDEILDVINSEREFNMYATYKTKNFREQSSFKIFDLKNKDQERYIVYVVDDPNTKDIVTMAVYVVSVEESNGYLYSTTKGREIIRKNCGVSRLLMFYKLPNQDYGDLSSVNDEVADLVRRLTPTSMKNTKISFVEARNPAQSTKIVKKGTSRINGEWKVCDVKISNTYSRQLTFNGCPNLIQSEVYLNKVKGKMELDMTRLNSQYHYSFLLALSLNNLKVFIQRKEIEMRILVLGIGGGLFSTFLYDFFPKSTIVGVDLDEDVVKIAKNYFKFPTSERMIVHIDDAYEFVKKEASLDKKYDAIFVDIAGSGSDNIINCPPPRFFSSEVLSDIKKCLTDTGVLAINVVTRDEEMHEAVRHQIQQVFSKIYNATCDMDINQVIICPLNSIHVTQTKYPTVSIFKGADLKPFPDCEAALEFELKKLKSLT, from the exons ATGGATATCCTTCCGGATCAATTTAAAGATTTTGCCACAAAATCATATtgggaaaaattttttaaaagaaaacagGCACCTTTTGAGTGGTACGGTGATTATGAGATAATTTCTAATATACTTGATCATTATCTTAAACCTAGTGATAAAATTCTTCAAGTTGGTTGTGGAAGTTCTATTATTGCTGAAAAT ttatatgataatggatatagaaatattgaaaatattgataCTGATGGAGGAGTAATTACTACACAAGCCAGGAGAAATGTTTTAACAAGACCAGAACTTATTTTTAGAGAAGAATCAgctacaaatattaaaaaagaggatgaatattataatattgtttttgatAAGGGTACTCTTGATGCAATGTATCCACCTGAATATGATGATAGTCATACAAAAGATGTTGAAGATATGTTTAATGAAATAACAAGAGTTCTTGTACCAACaggaaaatatattattgtttcaCTTCTTCAAGatcatatattaaaaaaaattgttgaattttttaaacgtGTTAATCAATATTCTATTCGTTTTCATTGTGCAGATGGAGGAGAGGTATCTGATTTTCCATTACCAGTATTTGTTGTTGTTATtactaaatttaaaatgcCAATGCCAATAGAAATACCAATGGAATATATGCAAAATAGTACCATGAAAGCTGTCAAAAGAATGTCTAATATGGATGAAATATTAGATGTTATAAATAGTGAAAGAGAATTTAATATGTATGCTacttataaaacaaaaaattttagagaACAAtcaagttttaaaatttttgatttaaaaaataaagatcaGGAACGGTATATTGTTTATGTTGTTGATGATCCTAATACTAAAGATATTGTAACAATGGCTGTATATGTTGTATCTGTTGAAGAAAGTAATGGATACCTTTATTCAACAACAAAAGGAAGagaaattattagaaaaaattgtgGAGTTTCAAgattattaatgttttataaattaccTAATCAAGATTATGGTGATCTTTCAAGTGTTAATGATGAGGTTGCTGATTTAGTTAGGCGTCTTACTCCTACATCAATGaaaaatactaaaataaGTTTTGTTGAAGCACGTAATCCAGCTCAAAGtacaaaaattgttaaaaaaggAACAAGCAGAATAAATGGTGAGTGGAAAGTTTGTGatgttaaaatttcaaatactTATTCACGTcaattaacatttaatgGTTGTCCTAATCTTATTCAATCTGAAGTTTATCTTAATAAAGTTAAAGGAAAAATGGAACTAGATATGACAAGACTTAACAGTCAATACCATTATAGTTTTTTATTAgctttatctttaaataacttaaaagtttttatacaaagaaaagaaattgaGATGAGAATTTTAGTTCTTGGTATTGGTGGTGGATTATTtagtacatttttatatgattttttCCCAAAGTCAACTATTGTTGGTGTGGATCTTGATGAAGATGTTGTTAAAATtgctaaaaattattttaaatttccaACTTCAGAAAGAATGATTGTTCATATTGATGATGCTTATGAATTTGTCAAAAAAGAAGCAtctttagataaaaaatatgatgcTATTTTTGTTGATATTGCTGGTTCTGGGTcagataatattattaattgtcCACCACCACGTTTTTTCAGTTCAGAAGTTTTAagtgatattaaaaaatgtcttACTGATACAGGTGTTTTAGCAATTAATGTCGTTACTAGAGATGAAGAAATGCATGAAGCAGTTCGCCATCAAATTCAACAagtattttctaaaatatataatgcaACATGTGATATGGATATTAATCAAGTTATTATATGTCCTTTAAATTCTATTCATGTTACACAAACTAAATATCCAAcagtttcaatttttaaaggTGCTGATTTAAAACCTTTCCCAGACTGTGAAGCTGCTTTAGaatttgaattaaaaaaattaaaaagccttacttaa